ATACCGACGAAGATATGCCCCCAGCGATGATTAATTGCGTAAACCACCAGCCGGTTAATGGCTAAAAAAAACCTGTTCCCTCTCTGGCTGTTCGTGAATGACAGTTTGAACAATCGGGAAGAAGCAGCTATAAGTATTAAAATACCGCTTGCAATTGTTACACCGCGCTGCAGGCCAAGCAGCCAGAGCTGTTTGCCTATGAGGCCAATAAGCAACCCCAACAACGAATAGCTGATAATGCGGCCGAACTGGTAAACAAGTTTATCCCATACAAAAAGCCACCGGCGTTTATCTCCGGTTGGTATCGCAAACGCGAGGGGCCCGCACATGCCGATACAATGGATACTGCCAAACAGCCCTATATAAAAAGCTATTTGGTAGGTGCTCATGGCAGGTCTATTTCTTTTTTGTAGATATATTTTTTGTTGTTGGCCTGCCAGTCGACAGTCAGGCTCCAGCGTCCGCTGCGCAGGCCGTCGCGGGGGATAACAATATGATCGTCACCATCGCTGTTAAAGTTGATAACCTTATCAAGGGTGGCATCGGCCGGCCTTTCGAACCGGACGCTTCCTTTTACAGCCGACGTAAACATGAATGCAAGACTGTTTTCTGAGATTTTAATAACCGGCTGTGCCTTGTCGGTAACAACCTGTTTCTCCTGGTTGTAAACGGAGT
Above is a window of Mucilaginibacter ginsenosidivorans DNA encoding:
- a CDS encoding FixH family protein, which translates into the protein MKKIKLNWGKGLVLGMGAFITFIVVLGVQMFRQSPNDFDRQYYEKGLAFDSVYNQEKQVVTDKAQPVIKISENSLAFMFTSAVKGSVRFERPADATLDKVINFNSDGDDHIVIPRDGLRSGRWSLTVDWQANNKKYIYKKEIDLP
- a CDS encoding sulfite exporter TauE/SafE family protein produces the protein MSTYQIAFYIGLFGSIHCIGMCGPLAFAIPTGDKRRWLFVWDKLVYQFGRIISYSLLGLLIGLIGKQLWLLGLQRGVTIASGILILIAASSRLFKLSFTNSQRGNRFFLAINRLVVYAINHRWGHIFVGMLNGLLPCGFVYLALAGAINTSSAGGAMQYMFWFGLGTLPLMFLATVGSGFINLGVRRKLNLVVPYFMVLLGAWFILRGLSLDIPYLSPVIRAAQNLCQ